From Thermodesulfobacteriota bacterium, the proteins below share one genomic window:
- a CDS encoding FAD-linked oxidase C-terminal domain-containing protein: MLTRTVKSGLEKIAGPANVSFSREDLLCYSYDATGASHMPDAVVFPGGAGEISLILKMANAEGFPVTPRGAGSGFTGGSLPVGGGVVLSTERMTALVEIDTANFTAVVEPGVITGDLQKEVEKVQLFYPPDPTSKGFSTIGGNIAECAGGPRALKYGVTRDYVLGLEVVLPTGEIVNTGTRTAKGVVGYDMTRLLVGSEGTLGVVTKATLRLIPLPQSKKTLVALFPRLEDAASAVAGIIASKVLPSTLELIDAASLRCVEDYTGTVFSNAAGAMLLIEADGIEEATEREAEIIKKVCAENRATEVRSARDGKEVDELWKVRRALSPSLSRLKPTKLNEDVVVPRSKLVELVRGVEEIAKKRGVIIASFGHAGDGNIHVNVMIDKSDPVEAEAGERAVEDIFELTVGLGGTISGEHGVGVTKAPYLGMELTPELIDVMRRIKDTLDPNGILNPGKIFNSISTAGRREEV, encoded by the coding sequence ATGCTTACACGCACCGTAAAGAGCGGGCTCGAGAAGATAGCGGGCCCGGCCAACGTTTCCTTTTCCAGAGAGGACCTTCTCTGCTACTCCTACGACGCGACCGGCGCGTCTCACATGCCGGACGCCGTGGTCTTCCCGGGAGGCGCCGGAGAGATATCCCTTATACTAAAGATGGCCAATGCCGAGGGCTTCCCCGTTACTCCCAGGGGGGCGGGGTCGGGCTTTACCGGCGGGAGTCTGCCCGTCGGCGGCGGGGTGGTCCTCTCGACCGAGAGGATGACCGCTCTGGTCGAAATAGATACGGCCAACTTCACGGCCGTGGTGGAGCCGGGGGTCATAACCGGCGACCTGCAGAAGGAGGTCGAGAAGGTTCAGCTCTTCTACCCCCCCGACCCGACGAGCAAGGGGTTCTCCACCATAGGCGGCAACATAGCCGAATGCGCGGGCGGGCCGAGGGCCTTGAAGTACGGCGTCACCAGGGACTACGTCCTGGGGTTGGAGGTGGTGCTCCCCACCGGCGAGATCGTAAATACGGGGACAAGGACCGCCAAGGGTGTCGTGGGCTACGACATGACGCGCCTTCTGGTAGGCTCCGAGGGCACGCTCGGGGTCGTTACGAAGGCCACGCTAAGACTCATCCCGCTCCCCCAATCGAAAAAGACGCTCGTTGCGCTCTTCCCGCGCCTTGAGGACGCCGCCTCGGCGGTCGCCGGGATTATAGCATCCAAAGTCCTGCCCTCCACCCTCGAGTTGATAGACGCCGCCTCTTTAAGGTGCGTTGAGGACTATACGGGAACGGTGTTTTCTAATGCTGCGGGCGCCATGCTCCTTATAGAGGCCGACGGCATAGAGGAGGCTACCGAGAGGGAGGCGGAGATCATAAAGAAGGTGTGCGCTGAAAACCGGGCCACTGAAGTGAGGTCGGCCAGGGACGGGAAAGAGGTGGACGAGCTATGGAAGGTAAGGAGGGCCCTCTCTCCTTCCCTTTCGAGACTCAAGCCCACGAAGCTCAATGAGGACGTTGTCGTCCCGAGGTCCAAACTCGTGGAGCTCGTAAGGGGCGTGGAGGAGATAGCGAAGAAGAGGGGCGTCATAATAGCGAGCTTCGGGCACGCCGGAGACGGCAACATACACGTTAACGTAATGATAGACAAGAGCGACCCGGTTGAGGCCGAGGCCGGAGAGCGGGCGGTGGAGGATATATTCGAGCTTACCGTCGGCCTTGGCGGCACCATCTCCGGGGAGCACGGCGTGGGCGTCACGAAGGCGCCGTACCTGGGGATGGAGCTTACGCCCGAGCTTATTGACGTCATGAGGCGCATAAAGGATACGCTCGACCCCAACGGCATCCTCAACCCGGGAAAGATATTTAATTCCATTTCTACCGCTGGAAGGCGAGAAGAGGTATGA